One window from the genome of Natrinema caseinilyticum encodes:
- a CDS encoding sugar phosphate isomerase/epimerase family protein, translated as MDVGLTVGDSLERLERTVPGFEFAELSIGDGTDVDDIDADRLETILTDARADLCVHLPFKQVIVTPVHQINDAIVDYLGTLLEWAGSVGAEKAVLHGTARNPHDTDLRPLFADQLTAIATAADDADVELVVENVGHQKRGFPLTVLGDIARETETAVCFDVGHAYMEDGNDGVDRFCSRYSDLVSHLHVHDARSRGDTHLPIGAGEVDYDIVTEHLAGFDGTVAVEVFTDDVPLLRDTARRTRAALEPES; from the coding sequence ATGGACGTGGGCCTTACCGTCGGCGACTCGCTCGAACGGTTGGAACGAACGGTCCCGGGATTCGAGTTCGCCGAGCTGTCGATCGGCGACGGTACCGACGTCGACGACATCGACGCGGACAGACTCGAGACGATACTCACCGACGCACGTGCCGATCTCTGCGTCCACTTGCCGTTCAAACAGGTGATCGTGACGCCGGTCCACCAGATCAACGACGCGATCGTGGACTACTTGGGGACCCTGCTCGAGTGGGCCGGATCCGTCGGAGCCGAAAAGGCCGTTCTTCACGGAACGGCCCGAAATCCGCACGATACCGACCTCCGTCCGCTCTTCGCCGATCAGTTGACCGCCATCGCGACGGCTGCCGACGACGCCGACGTCGAACTCGTCGTCGAGAACGTCGGACATCAGAAGCGAGGGTTCCCGTTGACAGTTCTCGGGGATATCGCACGGGAGACGGAGACCGCGGTCTGTTTCGACGTCGGTCACGCGTACATGGAGGACGGAAATGACGGCGTCGACCGGTTCTGCTCGCGGTACAGCGACCTCGTCTCGCACCTCCACGTCCACGACGCCCGGAGCCGCGGCGACACCCATCTCCCGATCGGCGCCGGCGAAGTAGACTACGATATCGTCACCGAGCACCTCGCGGGATTCGACGGGACCGTCGCGGTCGAAGTGTTCACCGACGACGTCCCCCTGTTGCGAGACACCGCGCGACGAACGAGGGCAGCACTCGAGCCCGAATCGTGA
- the gap gene encoding type I glyceraldehyde-3-phosphate dehydrogenase, whose product MGNHSYSGSAGSNETLRIGLNGFGRIGRTVLRASLSRDDVEIVAINDVMDDDDMEYLLRYDSVHGRLDDVSRRGDTLFVDSREIKLLSEHDPSNLPWDDYQVDVAFEATGLFRTDEEAAMHLEAGADKVIISAPPKGETEIPMFVYGVNHEEYDGADVISNASCTTNSVAPVVKVLDEEFGIDSGLLMTVHAYTGSQGLVDGPLEKRRRGRAAAENIVPTTTGAAIAATEVLPELEGKLDGMAMRVPVPDGSITDLTLTLETDVTKDEIADAIREAADGDLAGVLGYTDEEIVSRDVIGLPFPSYVDLESVMVVADDLAKVLTWYDNEYGFSVQMLKLATYVASETESIGTEEAVAH is encoded by the coding sequence ATGGGGAACCATTCGTACAGCGGTAGTGCGGGATCGAACGAGACGCTCCGAATCGGACTCAACGGGTTCGGGCGAATCGGCCGCACCGTCTTGCGGGCGTCGCTATCGCGCGACGACGTCGAGATCGTCGCGATAAACGACGTCATGGACGACGACGACATGGAGTATCTCCTCCGGTACGACTCGGTTCACGGTCGACTGGACGACGTCTCGCGCCGTGGGGACACGCTCTTCGTCGACTCTCGGGAGATCAAACTGCTCTCCGAACACGACCCGTCGAACCTTCCGTGGGACGACTACCAGGTCGACGTCGCCTTCGAAGCGACGGGCCTGTTCCGGACGGACGAGGAGGCAGCCATGCACCTGGAAGCGGGCGCCGACAAGGTCATCATCTCGGCCCCGCCGAAAGGGGAGACGGAGATCCCGATGTTCGTCTACGGCGTCAATCACGAGGAATACGACGGCGCGGACGTCATCTCGAATGCGTCCTGCACGACGAACTCGGTCGCACCGGTCGTGAAGGTACTCGACGAGGAATTCGGCATCGATTCTGGCCTGCTCATGACCGTCCACGCCTACACCGGGAGCCAGGGGCTGGTCGACGGCCCGCTCGAAAAGCGTCGTCGCGGTCGCGCGGCCGCCGAAAATATCGTTCCGACAACGACCGGTGCCGCGATCGCCGCGACCGAAGTCCTGCCCGAACTCGAGGGCAAACTCGACGGGATGGCGATGCGCGTCCCGGTTCCGGACGGGTCGATCACCGACCTGACCCTCACTCTCGAGACCGACGTCACGAAAGACGAGATCGCCGACGCGATTCGCGAGGCGGCCGACGGCGACCTCGCTGGCGTTCTCGGGTACACGGACGAGGAGATCGTCTCGCGTGACGTCATCGGACTGCCGTTTCCCTCGTACGTCGACCTGGAATCCGTGATGGTCGTCGCGGACGATCTCGCCAAGGTCCTGACCTGGTACGACAACGAGTACGGCTTCTCGGTGCAGATGCTGAAACTCGCGACGTACGTCGCCAGCGAAACGGAGTCCATCGGTACCGAAGAAGCGGTCGCGCACTGA
- a CDS encoding plastocyanin/azurin family copper-binding protein: protein MTGSDQSANDGGPEETSENSTADQESEDDGDPSSENETDSEGTESSSSAADVTMLTNDSGTHFDPHVVRIEPGEAVTWTLESGTHTTTAYASSNDKPPRIPDDAEAWDSGSMSEQGATFEHTFETEGVYDYYCRPHESTGMLGSVVVGDPDLEGQPGLAEPQSALPDSTQTKIHELNEMVRGGGEGGHDHGHEGGH from the coding sequence TTGACAGGGAGCGACCAATCGGCGAACGATGGCGGGCCGGAGGAGACGTCCGAGAACTCCACAGCGGACCAAGAAAGCGAGGACGATGGCGATCCCTCGTCCGAGAACGAGACTGATAGTGAGGGAACCGAAAGCTCGTCCAGTGCTGCAGACGTTACCATGTTGACGAACGATTCCGGGACGCACTTCGACCCCCACGTCGTCCGCATCGAGCCGGGTGAGGCAGTTACGTGGACTCTGGAAAGCGGAACCCACACGACGACTGCGTACGCCTCTTCGAATGACAAACCCCCACGGATTCCAGACGATGCGGAGGCGTGGGATAGCGGTTCGATGTCAGAGCAAGGCGCAACGTTCGAACACACCTTCGAAACCGAAGGTGTCTACGACTACTATTGTCGCCCGCACGAGAGTACGGGGATGCTGGGAAGCGTCGTCGTCGGCGATCCCGATCTCGAGGGCCAGCCCGGACTGGCAGAGCCACAGTCTGCCCTCCCTGATTCCACCCAGACGAAGATTCACGAACTAAACGAGATGGTCCGCGGTGGTGGGGAAGGCGGACACGATCACGGTCACGAGGGCGGCCACTGA
- a CDS encoding phosphoribosyltransferase, with protein MEGVRRFADRTDAGAQLAEEIRDRGIDADIALAIPRGGLPLGRAVADALDVPLDIVVAKKIGAPGNPEYAIGAVASDGSVWRNEAALRGVGVDSEYFEEKREEEAANARQKADRYRGDRPKPDLSDKTVVVVDDGVATGSTARACLRCLNETDAERIVLAIPVGPPSTVGELADETDEVVCLETPSNFRGVGQFYEDFAQVPDEKAMEYLTTDA; from the coding sequence ATGGAGGGAGTTCGACGATTTGCGGACAGAACTGACGCGGGAGCACAACTCGCCGAGGAGATCCGCGACCGGGGGATCGACGCGGATATCGCGCTCGCGATCCCACGGGGCGGTCTCCCGCTCGGGCGCGCAGTCGCCGATGCGCTGGACGTGCCACTCGACATCGTCGTCGCGAAGAAAATCGGCGCCCCGGGAAACCCGGAGTACGCCATCGGTGCCGTCGCGAGCGACGGAAGCGTCTGGCGAAACGAGGCCGCGTTGCGCGGTGTGGGCGTAGACTCCGAGTACTTCGAAGAAAAGCGCGAGGAGGAGGCAGCGAACGCGCGTCAGAAGGCCGACCGGTATCGCGGCGACCGGCCGAAACCCGATCTGTCCGACAAGACGGTCGTCGTCGTCGACGACGGCGTGGCGACCGGATCGACCGCGAGGGCGTGCCTCAGGTGTCTCAACGAGACGGACGCCGAGCGGATCGTGCTGGCGATCCCGGTCGGACCGCCATCCACCGTCGGCGAACTGGCCGACGAAACCGACGAAGTCGTCTGTCTCGAGACGCCGAGCAACTTCAGGGGCGTTGGACAGTTCTACGAGGACTTCGCGCAAGTGCCTGACGAGAAGGCGATGGAATACCTGACGACGGACGCGTAA
- a CDS encoding CBS domain-containing protein — MPIETLARSDVVTATTDESVHDLAETMQNEAIGSIVITDGDAPVGIVTDRDLTMHVLAEGMDPDGLVADDVMSDGLQTVQHDAGFTEATGLMSEHGVRRLPVMDDDGNLDGIITVDDLNELLANEHQELAAVVRAQRPPY, encoded by the coding sequence ATGCCTATAGAAACACTCGCACGAAGCGACGTCGTTACAGCCACGACCGACGAATCGGTTCACGACCTCGCCGAGACGATGCAAAACGAGGCTATCGGAAGTATCGTCATCACCGATGGCGATGCGCCGGTCGGGATCGTCACCGATCGAGATCTGACGATGCACGTACTCGCCGAAGGGATGGATCCCGATGGGCTCGTCGCTGACGACGTCATGTCGGACGGCTTGCAGACGGTCCAGCACGATGCTGGCTTCACCGAAGCCACCGGGTTGATGAGCGAACACGGCGTGCGTCGACTGCCCGTCATGGACGACGACGGCAATCTGGACGGCATTATCACGGTCGACGACCTGAACGAACTTCTCGCCAACGAACATCAGGAACTGGCGGCAGTCGTTCGGGCACAGCGGCCGCCGTACTGA
- a CDS encoding DUF7557 family protein: MVRTIELDDDLAERIDGHLEEDETVEEFIEELVSIYEQEGRFLQEGA, translated from the coding sequence ATGGTCCGAACGATCGAGCTCGACGACGACCTCGCGGAACGAATCGACGGCCACCTCGAGGAGGACGAGACCGTAGAAGAGTTCATCGAGGAACTGGTCTCGATATACGAGCAGGAAGGCAGATTCCTCCAGGAAGGGGCCTGA
- a CDS encoding pyridoxamine 5'-phosphate oxidase family protein: MTIDDFGDDGMVRMDEDQIRGFLSSQSVGVLGLPAETAPVMRPLSFWYDGESRLAFLYVRGAGSRKAELSDRSVVARFLVYRADTPFNWTSVLLTGPIETVPEAERDALEDAMEMRWRPDVFERASTSENVTLYQFRIEEQTGIRQMGLPPGLENASSEQGSE, from the coding sequence ATGACGATCGACGACTTCGGTGACGACGGTATGGTTCGGATGGACGAGGATCAGATCCGCGGATTTCTGTCGAGTCAGAGCGTCGGCGTTCTGGGACTCCCGGCCGAGACTGCGCCCGTCATGCGCCCCCTCTCGTTCTGGTACGATGGGGAGTCTCGACTCGCATTCCTGTACGTCCGGGGCGCCGGCAGCCGGAAAGCGGAACTGAGTGACCGCTCGGTCGTCGCCCGGTTTCTCGTATACCGGGCGGACACGCCGTTCAACTGGACCAGCGTCCTTCTCACGGGCCCGATCGAAACCGTTCCCGAGGCCGAGCGGGACGCTCTCGAAGATGCCATGGAGATGCGGTGGCGACCCGACGTGTTCGAACGGGCGAGCACGTCGGAGAACGTCACGTTGTATCAGTTCCGGATCGAAGAGCAGACCGGTATCAGACAGATGGGGCTCCCACCCGGACTCGAGAACGCCTCGTCCGAACAGGGGTCGGAGTGA
- a CDS encoding NAD(P)/FAD-dependent oxidoreductase, which translates to MSGLAAATGLNDVTTIDRVTVFERQEYDEKRVDCGEAINDATLIPLEKTPENGFVNDIDGFRLYVYDGVDRPSETDPLATSDLRCAPGYICERDVVERRWAAELASRGVEFRTGRSVTPAEYADIVETYDYVVDATGHPSLTLRTTGQTREYTGEMVALNATVDGDFSGYVNRPRIFFEGYVGYSWAFPKSERHANVGIGWAGDRRPDAYFAALVSAADRNAFPKPEREQVNVATIPKGPSLDPANVYVPDENVFLVGDAAGIANRYQGEGICQGIRSSYLLTNLIAKGNEASYPRALDSLMTSEYRLAHLMRGAWIEHEDPELLAAVAEALDGLTIDDTTRRPGTVIRRIASRPTTAIRLVSDIGMIRRLYDSATDSWEYTDENGLRM; encoded by the coding sequence GTGTCCGGGCTTGCTGCGGCGACGGGGCTGAACGACGTAACGACGATCGATCGAGTGACCGTCTTCGAACGGCAGGAATACGACGAAAAGCGAGTCGATTGTGGAGAGGCGATAAACGATGCGACGCTGATACCGCTCGAGAAGACGCCCGAAAATGGATTCGTCAACGACATTGACGGGTTCCGATTATACGTGTACGACGGTGTCGATCGCCCGTCTGAAACGGATCCGTTGGCGACATCGGACCTGCGATGTGCACCGGGATACATCTGTGAACGGGACGTCGTCGAACGACGATGGGCAGCAGAACTCGCGTCCAGGGGCGTCGAATTCCGAACCGGTCGATCCGTCACTCCTGCGGAGTACGCGGACATCGTCGAGACGTACGATTACGTCGTCGACGCAACGGGACACCCGTCTCTGACGCTCAGGACCACGGGTCAAACACGGGAATACACCGGCGAGATGGTCGCTCTCAACGCGACGGTCGATGGCGACTTCTCAGGATACGTAAACCGGCCGCGCATCTTTTTCGAAGGATACGTCGGATACTCGTGGGCGTTCCCGAAATCGGAACGCCACGCGAACGTCGGGATTGGGTGGGCGGGTGACAGGCGACCAGATGCCTATTTCGCTGCCCTCGTGTCGGCCGCCGACCGGAACGCGTTTCCGAAGCCGGAACGAGAGCAGGTGAACGTCGCCACCATTCCAAAAGGCCCCAGCCTCGACCCCGCCAACGTGTACGTCCCCGACGAGAACGTGTTTCTCGTCGGTGACGCGGCCGGAATCGCCAATCGATACCAGGGCGAGGGAATCTGTCAGGGGATCAGGTCGTCGTATCTCCTCACCAACCTGATCGCGAAGGGAAACGAGGCTTCGTACCCACGAGCACTGGATTCGTTGATGACGTCCGAGTACCGCCTCGCACATCTGATGCGCGGCGCGTGGATCGAACACGAGGATCCCGAGTTACTGGCGGCGGTCGCGGAGGCGCTCGACGGACTGACGATCGACGACACGACACGTCGACCCGGGACCGTGATTCGCCGTATCGCGAGTCGACCGACGACCGCGATCAGACTCGTCTCAGATATCGGAATGATTCGGCGCCTCTACGACTCAGCGACGGACTCGTGGGAATACACCGATGAGAACGGATTACGAATGTGA
- a CDS encoding phosphoglycerate kinase produces MTTFRTIDDLDDGQRLLVRIDINAPVENGIVRDSRRFARHAETIVELLDHGHAVALLAHQGRPGRETFVSLEQHAALLADHVDGPVDFVADTVGPDALATIEELEPGDVLLLENVRMCDGELPEEKPAVKAETKLVRTLAPKFDAYVDDAYSTAHRSHASIVGFPQVMDAYAGRVMEREYTANTAIREREFDGTVTMVLGGTKAEDAIPVVERVAATVDRFCLGGIVGELFLRASGHDVGYDVHGTTLFDHQWEDHHETIERVLEEYGHCLFLPTDLAYEDEHGERAETAVEGITKETSFLDIGSETTERYADLVSESAAVFVKGALGVFEDDRFAHGTVEVLTAIADADCFSVVGGGDTARSIELYELDENDFSRVSIAGGAYARALTGEPLVGIEVLEQEM; encoded by the coding sequence ATGACCACGTTTCGAACCATCGACGACCTCGATGACGGACAGCGGTTACTCGTGCGGATCGACATCAACGCGCCCGTCGAGAACGGCATCGTCCGAGACAGCCGCCGGTTCGCCCGCCACGCCGAGACGATCGTCGAACTGCTCGACCACGGCCACGCGGTCGCCCTCCTCGCCCACCAGGGACGGCCGGGCCGCGAGACGTTCGTCTCCCTCGAGCAACACGCCGCGCTCCTCGCCGATCACGTGGACGGACCGGTCGATTTCGTCGCCGACACCGTCGGTCCGGACGCGCTCGCGACGATCGAAGAACTCGAACCGGGGGACGTGCTCCTCCTCGAGAACGTCAGGATGTGCGACGGGGAATTGCCCGAGGAGAAGCCGGCGGTCAAAGCCGAAACGAAGCTCGTTCGGACGCTCGCACCGAAGTTCGATGCGTACGTCGACGACGCCTACTCGACTGCACACCGATCTCACGCCTCGATAGTCGGCTTCCCGCAGGTCATGGACGCGTACGCGGGTCGCGTGATGGAACGCGAGTACACGGCGAACACCGCCATCCGCGAACGCGAATTCGACGGCACCGTCACCATGGTTCTCGGCGGCACGAAAGCCGAGGACGCCATCCCGGTCGTCGAGCGGGTCGCCGCTACCGTCGACCGGTTCTGCCTCGGCGGGATCGTCGGCGAACTCTTCCTGCGGGCCAGCGGTCACGACGTCGGATACGACGTCCACGGAACCACGCTCTTCGATCACCAGTGGGAAGATCACCACGAGACGATCGAACGCGTGCTCGAGGAGTACGGACACTGCCTGTTCCTCCCGACGGACCTCGCCTACGAAGACGAACACGGTGAGCGCGCAGAGACGGCCGTCGAGGGCATCACGAAGGAAACGTCGTTCCTCGACATCGGCTCCGAGACGACCGAACGCTACGCCGATCTCGTTTCCGAGTCGGCAGCGGTCTTCGTCAAGGGTGCCCTCGGCGTCTTCGAGGACGACCGGTTCGCACACGGGACCGTCGAGGTCCTCACGGCGATCGCCGACGCCGACTGCTTCTCGGTGGTCGGCGGGGGAGACACCGCTCGATCGATCGAACTGTACGAGTTGGACGAGAACGACTTCTCTCGCGTTTCGATCGCCGGCGGGGCGTACGCCCGCGCGCTCACCGGAGAGCCGCTCGTCGGCATCGAAGTGCTCGAACAAGAGATGTAA
- a CDS encoding diphthine--ammonia ligase, producing MSEPDGGWVVLFSGGKESAWALTRALEAGRDVRRLVIVNPPAGSHVYHAPARTVTRLAATSIGIPVVDVTIPAVDIEPPNISAAEGRVSGPAGDAEMEPLEAGLRTLDAELAGGLTGLVAGTVESDYQADRLRSMCESLGCAFDAPLWHAEPSDLLEEMIEAGLEIVFVEVAAPGFDASWLGRRLNREALAELTELHREYGVHLLGEGGEFQTVVTDGPHMSRPIALEFEREWHDSWGRLRITDARLEASATEDGDPGSDE from the coding sequence ATGTCCGAACCCGACGGCGGCTGGGTCGTCCTCTTCTCCGGCGGCAAAGAGTCCGCGTGGGCGCTCACGCGGGCCCTCGAGGCCGGTCGCGACGTCCGCAGGCTCGTGATCGTCAACCCGCCGGCGGGCTCTCACGTCTACCACGCGCCCGCACGGACGGTGACCCGTTTGGCCGCAACGAGCATCGGAATCCCCGTCGTCGACGTCACGATTCCCGCCGTCGACATCGAGCCTCCCAATATCAGCGCGGCGGAGGGCCGCGTCTCCGGGCCGGCGGGCGACGCAGAAATGGAACCCCTCGAGGCCGGCCTTCGAACGCTGGATGCCGAACTCGCCGGTGGCTTGACGGGGCTCGTCGCCGGAACCGTCGAGAGCGACTATCAGGCCGACCGCCTCCGGTCGATGTGTGAGAGCCTCGGATGCGCCTTCGACGCGCCGCTGTGGCACGCGGAGCCGTCCGACCTCCTCGAGGAGATGATCGAAGCCGGACTCGAGATCGTGTTCGTCGAGGTGGCGGCGCCCGGATTCGACGCGTCCTGGCTCGGCCGACGGCTGAACCGCGAGGCGCTCGCGGAACTGACCGAACTCCACCGCGAGTACGGCGTCCACCTTCTGGGCGAGGGGGGAGAGTTTCAGACGGTCGTGACCGACGGACCGCACATGTCGCGTCCCATCGCGCTCGAGTTCGAGCGCGAGTGGCACGACAGCTGGGGACGATTGCGGATCACCGACGCCCGACTCGAGGCATCCGCGACGGAAGACGGCGATCCCGGCAGCGATGAGTAA
- a CDS encoding universal stress protein yields the protein MFDRILVPTDGSGPATAALELAAKVAPPSATVHLLFVSEADGVDDTDAESPVTAETATDAAEPTGDEILADASELATVAGLSVVTAVRTGVPRERILEYATTHDIEMIAMGQHGRRRVGRLELGTETRDVVRDASMPVLVVRASDDVRRVYPFRRILVPTDGSDQASAAVDLGIETAAETGATLDLLSVVSVTRYGTDAKTDQLIDHLEKNARSALETAAADAADDVDVRTAVSVGTVHREISAYAERKDVDLLVMGTHGRSDVERELLGSVTERVLRTAPVPVLTVRAPESE from the coding sequence ATGTTCGATCGGATCCTTGTTCCGACCGACGGGAGTGGCCCCGCGACCGCCGCTCTCGAACTCGCGGCCAAGGTCGCGCCGCCCTCGGCGACCGTTCACCTACTGTTCGTCTCCGAGGCGGACGGCGTCGACGATACCGACGCGGAATCCCCTGTCACGGCTGAAACCGCCACCGACGCGGCCGAACCGACGGGCGACGAGATACTCGCTGACGCGAGCGAACTGGCGACCGTCGCGGGACTGTCCGTCGTCACCGCAGTCCGGACGGGGGTCCCTCGAGAGCGCATTCTCGAGTACGCCACGACGCACGATATCGAGATGATCGCGATGGGGCAACACGGCAGGCGGCGGGTCGGACGGCTCGAACTCGGGACCGAAACCCGTGACGTCGTCCGTGACGCGTCGATGCCGGTTCTCGTCGTCCGGGCGAGCGACGACGTTCGAAGGGTGTATCCGTTCAGGCGGATTCTCGTACCGACGGACGGAAGCGACCAGGCGAGCGCGGCGGTCGACCTGGGAATCGAAACGGCGGCGGAAACGGGAGCGACGCTCGACCTTCTCTCAGTGGTCAGCGTGACCCGATACGGCACCGACGCGAAAACGGACCAGCTGATCGACCACCTCGAGAAAAACGCCCGGTCGGCCCTCGAGACGGCAGCCGCGGACGCGGCCGACGACGTCGACGTCCGCACCGCCGTCTCCGTCGGAACGGTTCATCGAGAAATCTCCGCCTACGCCGAGCGGAAAGATGTGGATCTGCTCGTCATGGGGACACACGGACGGAGCGACGTCGAACGGGAACTGCTCGGCAGTGTCACGGAGCGCGTCCTCCGAACCGCGCCGGTTCCCGTCCTCACCGTGCGGGCACCCGAATCCGAGTGA
- the kdgK1 gene encoding bifunctional 2-dehydro-3-deoxygluconokinase/2-dehydro-3-deoxygalactonokinase has product MTDLVTFGETMLRLSPPRHERFETATAFEVHPGGAESNAAVAAARLGADATWISKLPDTALGRRVVSDLKRYGLDVDVVWTETGRQGVYYLEIAGEPRGTDVVYDRTDAAVTTATVDELATEILGDAAVFLTSGITPALSATLERTVGELFEIAREAGVRTAFDVNYRSKLWSPTEARDTIETYFPSIDALVTPVRYARNVLGATGEPDEIATELADEWGFETVVITCGADGAVASHEGAVVSRPAFETETIAPIGTGDAFVGGFFASRLDGVDVGTALEYGAAVGALKRTIPGDVAIVDRDEVDRIVAGEHATISR; this is encoded by the coding sequence ATGACGGACCTCGTCACGTTCGGTGAAACGATGCTCCGGCTGTCGCCCCCTCGTCACGAACGCTTCGAAACCGCGACGGCGTTCGAGGTGCATCCGGGCGGTGCCGAAAGTAATGCGGCGGTCGCCGCCGCCCGCCTCGGGGCGGACGCGACGTGGATTTCCAAACTGCCGGATACTGCGCTGGGACGGCGGGTCGTTTCGGATCTGAAGCGCTACGGGCTGGACGTGGACGTCGTCTGGACCGAAACCGGTCGACAGGGAGTCTACTACCTCGAAATCGCGGGAGAGCCGCGGGGAACCGACGTCGTATACGATCGGACCGACGCCGCGGTGACGACCGCGACCGTCGACGAACTCGCCACCGAAATACTCGGCGACGCGGCCGTGTTTCTCACCTCCGGTATTACGCCCGCGCTGTCCGCGACGCTCGAGCGAACGGTCGGCGAACTGTTCGAAATCGCCCGAGAAGCCGGCGTTCGGACCGCATTCGACGTGAACTATCGAAGCAAGTTGTGGTCCCCGACCGAGGCGCGCGACACGATCGAGACGTACTTCCCGTCGATCGACGCGCTCGTTACGCCGGTTCGCTACGCTCGCAATGTCCTCGGGGCGACCGGTGAGCCGGACGAAATCGCGACGGAACTCGCCGACGAGTGGGGATTCGAGACGGTCGTGATAACGTGCGGGGCGGACGGCGCAGTGGCGTCCCACGAGGGTGCGGTCGTCAGCCGACCTGCATTCGAAACGGAGACGATCGCCCCGATCGGAACGGGCGACGCCTTCGTCGGCGGCTTTTTCGCGAGTCGGCTCGACGGAGTCGACGTCGGAACGGCGCTCGAATACGGGGCGGCAGTCGGGGCCCTCAAACGAACGATTCCCGGCGACGTCGCGATCGTCGACCGCGACGAAGTCGACCGTATCGTGGCGGGAGAACACGCGACGATTTCGCGGTGA
- a CDS encoding Hsp20/alpha crystallin family protein, which produces MTDESDPFDGFERQLNRLQQQFENITRMWDRERFGLPESEMTEMGVDLVDHGDEFVLTADVPGFDSDEIDVRLSDHTLNITAEHEESTEEQEELYLKSERSHRSITRSVRIPEPVDEENVSATYNNGVLTLTLPKQKPSDVGGHRIEVE; this is translated from the coding sequence ATGACCGACGAAAGTGACCCCTTCGACGGATTCGAAAGGCAACTCAACCGGCTACAGCAACAGTTCGAGAACATCACGAGAATGTGGGATCGCGAGCGGTTCGGACTCCCGGAGTCGGAGATGACGGAAATGGGGGTCGATCTGGTCGATCACGGTGACGAGTTCGTGCTGACGGCGGACGTTCCCGGCTTCGACAGCGACGAAATCGACGTCCGTCTCTCGGATCACACGCTCAATATCACGGCGGAACACGAAGAATCGACCGAAGAACAGGAGGAACTGTACCTCAAGAGCGAACGGTCGCACAGATCGATCACCCGCTCGGTTCGGATCCCGGAACCGGTCGACGAAGAGAACGTGAGTGCGACGTACAACAACGGTGTGCTCACGCTTACACTCCCCAAACAGAAACCGAGCGATGTCGGCGGGCACAGGATCGAGGTCGAATAA
- a CDS encoding secondary thiamine-phosphate synthase enzyme YjbQ, with protein MIVEVRTSERVDIVDVTSDVAETIPAETDDGICTVYVPHTTAGVIVNEHESRLLSDVERALERLVPRDEEYGHNVVDDNADAHVRATLLGESVTVPIVDGDLALGTWQSILFVDCDGPRTRRLRISVVDG; from the coding sequence ATGATCGTGGAAGTACGAACCAGTGAGCGAGTCGACATCGTCGACGTTACCTCGGACGTCGCAGAAACGATCCCCGCAGAAACCGACGACGGTATCTGCACCGTCTACGTTCCGCACACGACGGCCGGAGTAATCGTCAACGAACACGAGAGCCGACTCCTGTCGGACGTCGAACGCGCACTCGAGCGACTCGTCCCTCGTGACGAGGAGTACGGACACAACGTCGTAGACGACAACGCAGACGCTCACGTGCGTGCGACCCTGCTCGGCGAGAGCGTCACGGTTCCGATAGTCGACGGCGATCTCGCACTTGGAACGTGGCAGTCGATCTTGTTCGTCGATTGCGATGGACCCCGGACGCGTCGGCTTCGAATCTCAGTCGTCGACGGGTGA